The proteins below are encoded in one region of Drosophila santomea strain STO CAGO 1482 chromosome 3R, Prin_Dsan_1.1, whole genome shotgun sequence:
- the LOC120453336 gene encoding ras-related GTP-binding protein A, with product MKKKVLLMGKSGSGKTSMRSIIFANYIARDTTRLGATIDVEHSHVRFLGNLVLNLWDCGGQEGFMKQYFAQQRDNIFRNVEVLIYVFDVESQEIERDIHYYQSCLEALLQNSPEAKIFCLVHKMDLVPEGLRESVFTERMEDLIKLSKPMNVTCFRTSIWDETLYKAWSSIVTMLIPNVAALENSVTHFGNVIEADEVLLFEKATFLVISHCQSKKNRDSHRFEKVSNIIKQFKLSCSKLGAKFQSMEVRNSAFAAFIDTFTSNTYVMVVMSDPTLPSEATLVNIRNARKYFEELENPSNSAMNHHGHKYH from the exons ATGAAGAAAAAG GTGTTGCTGATGGGGAAGAGCGGATCGGGAAAGACCAGCATGCGCTCCATTATCTTTGCTAACTATATCGCCCGTGATACGACACGCCTTGGAGCAACAA TCGATGTGGAGCACTCCCATGTGCGGTTTCTGGGCAATCTGGTACTCAATCTCTGGGACTGTGGCGGTCAAGAGGGTTTCATGAAGCAGTACTTTGCCCAGCAGCGGGACAACATCTTTCGCAATGTGGAGGTGCTGATCTATGTGTTTGATGTGGAGAGCCAGGAGATAGAGCGCGACATCCATTACTACCAGAGCTGCTTGGAGGCACTGCTCCAGAATTCGCCTGAGGCCAAGATCTTCTGCCTGGTGCACAAAATGGACCTGGTGCCGGAGGGCCTTCGTGAGAGTGTGTTTACTGAACGCATGGAGGATCTCATCAAGTTGTCTAAACCCATGAATGTCACCTGTTTCCGCACCAGCATTTGGGATGAAACACTATACAA AGCCTGGTCTTCCATTGTCACGATGCTGATACCGAATGTTGCTGCTCTGGAGAACTCTGTGACACATTTCGGAAATGTCATTGAGGCCGATGAGGTGCTGTTGTTCGAAAAGGCCACCTTTCTGGTGATCTCCCATTGCCAGAGCAAGAAGAACCGCGACTCGCACCGCTTTGAAAAGGTGTCCAACATCATCAAGCAGTTCAAGTTAAGCTGTTCCAAGTTGGGCGCCAAGTTCCAATCGATGGAGGTGCGCAATAGCGCATTTGCCGCTTTCATTGACACCTTCACCAGCAACACTTACGTGATGGTAGTCATGTCGGATCCCACGCTGCCCTCGGAGGCTACGCTAGTCAACATAAGGAATGCTAGGAAGTACTTCGAGGAGCTGGAAAATCCAAGCAACAGTGCCATGAACCATCATGGCCACAAGTACCATTGA
- the LOC120453339 gene encoding beta carbonic anhydrase 1: MERILRGIMRYRNTTREQMVKEFQKVRDNPEPKAVFFTCMDSRMIPTRYTDTHVGDMFVVRNAGNLIPHAQHFQDEYFSCEPAALELGCVVNDIRHIIVCGHSDCKAMNLLYQLRDPDFASKLNRRLSPLRSWLCTHANTSLERFQEWRDAGMKDPLIFSSETPLRRFVAYIDEEQKFALEDKLSQINTLQQMSNIASYGFLKARLESHDLHIHALWFDIYTGDIYYFSRGAKRFLPVDEDTVDRLSEEVRRFYS; this comes from the exons ATGGAGCGTATTTTGAGGGGAATTATGCGGTACAGAAATACAACGAGGGAGCAAATGGTCAAGGAGTTCCAGAAAGTCCGCGACAATCCAGAA CCCAAGGCCGTCTTCTTCACCTGCATGGACAGTAGAATGATTCCCACCCGGTACACCGACACTCACGTGGGCGATATGTTTGTGG TGCGAAATGCTGGCAATCTGATTCCCCATGCCCAGCACTTCCAGGATGAGTACTTCAGCTGCGAACCGGCAGCTCTGGAGCTGGGATGCGTGGTGAACGACATTAGACACATAATAGTCTGCGGACACAGCGACTGCAAGGCCATGAACCTCTTGTACCAACTAAGAGATCCTGACTTCGCCTCGAAG CTTAATCGACGCCTCTCACCCTTGCGATCTTGGCTGTGCACCCATGCCAACACCAGCTTGGAGAGGTTCCAGGAGTGGCGTGACGCTGGCATGAAGGATCCACTGATCTTCTCTTCGGAGACTCCGCTCCGCCGCTTTGTGGCCTACATCGATGAGGAGCAGAAGTTTGCCTTGGAGGACAAACTATCCCAGATCAACACACTGCAGCAAATGTCGAACATTGCTTCGTACGGCTTCCTTAAGGCACGGCTAGAATCCCACGATCTCCACATCCATGCGCTCTGGTTCGATATTTACACCGGTGACATCTATTACTTCAGTCGCGGAGCGAAACGTTTTCTGCCCGTTGATGAGGACACCGTGGATCGATTGTCCGAGGAGGTGAGGAGATTCTATTCGTAG